The Polynucleobacter sp. TSB-Sco08W16 genome includes a region encoding these proteins:
- a CDS encoding MmgE/PrpD family protein, protein MSHAIAAAADLNAPPVTKILAEFVTSHPSQGWTPEVDHEAHRTFLNWLGCAIGAANHESVESSLAAIREFQPAAQASILGRKDKVDMGGAALINGISSHTFDFDDTHLKTVIHPAGPVASAILALGEHINANGRQIIDSLILGIDVACRVGNAMYPDHYHRGWHITGSTGMLGSAAACSRMMGLDLQKTTMALGIAASQPVGMREQFGTMTKPFHPGGAARAGQLSAMLAKHGFTASPKALEAGRGYMQTVSTKCDWTEIDRALGKSFEISLNTYKPFACGIVIHPAIDACAQLRAQGVKAEDVERIELRAHPLVLELTGKKTPKDGLEGKFSVYHGCAVGLIFGQAGEGEYADDIVNRPDVVALRAKVNATTDTSISEASVDVKAFLNDGKEVHIFVKNAIGSVENPMSDANLEQKFTSLAEPIIGKEKTRQLISALWKLGQAADLKRILSLCTPD, encoded by the coding sequence ATGTCCCACGCAATTGCCGCAGCAGCCGATCTCAACGCGCCACCAGTTACAAAAATTCTGGCAGAGTTTGTTACCTCACATCCAAGCCAAGGCTGGACTCCAGAAGTAGATCATGAGGCCCATCGCACATTTTTGAATTGGTTGGGTTGCGCCATTGGCGCAGCCAACCATGAAAGCGTTGAATCCTCTTTGGCTGCCATTCGTGAATTTCAACCTGCTGCCCAAGCTAGCATTCTTGGTCGCAAAGACAAAGTGGACATGGGCGGCGCTGCCCTCATCAATGGCATTAGCTCTCACACCTTTGACTTTGATGACACACACCTCAAAACAGTGATTCATCCTGCAGGCCCAGTGGCTTCAGCCATCTTGGCATTAGGTGAGCATATCAATGCAAATGGTCGTCAAATCATCGACTCCCTCATTTTGGGTATTGATGTTGCCTGTCGTGTTGGCAATGCGATGTACCCTGACCACTATCACCGTGGCTGGCACATCACTGGCTCCACCGGAATGCTGGGATCAGCTGCAGCTTGCTCTCGCATGATGGGTCTTGACCTACAAAAAACAACTATGGCCTTAGGCATTGCTGCTTCACAGCCAGTTGGTATGCGTGAACAGTTTGGCACGATGACCAAACCTTTCCACCCAGGTGGCGCAGCACGTGCCGGTCAACTCTCGGCAATGTTGGCTAAGCATGGCTTCACAGCCAGCCCTAAAGCACTCGAAGCAGGTCGCGGTTATATGCAAACCGTTTCCACAAAATGTGACTGGACTGAAATTGATCGCGCCCTCGGAAAATCATTTGAGATTTCTTTAAATACCTACAAACCTTTTGCTTGCGGTATCGTGATCCACCCAGCAATTGATGCTTGCGCACAATTACGCGCCCAAGGAGTTAAGGCAGAAGATGTTGAGCGTATTGAATTACGTGCACATCCACTCGTACTTGAACTCACTGGCAAGAAAACACCTAAGGATGGTCTCGAAGGTAAATTTAGTGTGTATCACGGCTGCGCTGTTGGCTTAATTTTTGGTCAAGCAGGTGAAGGTGAATACGCTGATGACATCGTGAACCGCCCCGATGTTGTTGCCTTACGCGCAAAAGTAAATGCCACAACCGATACCTCTATTAGCGAAGCTTCAGTTGACGTTAAAGCCTTCTTAAATGATGGCAAAGAAGTTCATATCTTTGTGAAGAATGCGATTGGTTCCGTTGAAAACCCAATGAGCGATGCCAATTTAGAGCAGAAGTTCACTAGCTTGGCTGAGCCTATCATTGGCAAAGAGAAAACCCGTCAACTGATTTCTGCTTTATGGAAATTAGGTCAAGCAGCCGATCTTAAGCGGATCCTAAGCCTTTGCACACCTGACTAA
- a CDS encoding chromate transporter, with product MKTLTPKELFIGFSKIGMSGFGGVLPWARRTIVEQEKWLTAEEFSAMLGICQIVPGPNIVNLGVCVGSRFAGVPGAFAAVLGLMLGPVALLLVIAVLYEHYSYMPIVQGMLRGVSAVGVGLIASTGFKMLRTELKYPPMLAVIFLVLIAAVYFHLGLGWVVLLASPLAILLAWKKVKK from the coding sequence TTGAAAACTCTAACCCCCAAGGAACTCTTTATCGGGTTTAGCAAAATCGGTATGTCTGGTTTTGGTGGGGTATTGCCGTGGGCCCGACGTACGATTGTTGAACAGGAAAAGTGGCTGACCGCTGAAGAATTTAGCGCCATGCTGGGTATCTGCCAAATTGTTCCGGGCCCCAATATTGTCAATCTTGGAGTTTGTGTTGGTAGCCGCTTTGCTGGGGTGCCAGGTGCTTTTGCAGCCGTGCTTGGACTTATGTTGGGGCCAGTTGCTTTATTACTAGTGATTGCGGTTCTCTATGAGCACTATAGCTATATGCCAATTGTGCAAGGAATGCTAAGAGGCGTATCTGCTGTAGGTGTTGGCTTAATTGCCAGTACAGGCTTCAAAATGTTACGCACCGAGCTGAAATATCCCCCCATGCTTGCCGTCATTTTTTTGGTGCTAATAGCAGCAGTCTATTTTCATTTAGGTTTAGGTTGGGTTGTTCTTCTCGCATCGCCACTGGCGATTCTTTTAGCCTGGAAAAAGGTTAAGAAATGA
- a CDS encoding chromate transporter — MISTLFSLFFKLSAFSLLAFGGINALLPVLYDLSVNQEHWINGQTFSDYFAIAQAAPGPNLMTVTLIGWNVGGVLGAAIATLAISWPSSIMIYFLQRTILNMQDKEKQQAIQFAAGALAVGLVLSAAWQIALQINQSVAAYVLTISTIAIVFFTRWHPLYLIAIGAVLGVLGFI; from the coding sequence ATGATCAGCACCCTCTTTAGCCTCTTTTTTAAATTATCCGCTTTCTCATTGCTGGCCTTTGGGGGCATCAATGCCCTGCTCCCGGTGCTCTATGATTTATCGGTCAACCAAGAGCATTGGATTAACGGGCAAACATTCTCGGATTACTTTGCGATAGCGCAAGCGGCTCCCGGCCCCAACCTCATGACCGTCACCTTGATTGGCTGGAATGTAGGTGGCGTCCTTGGGGCAGCCATCGCAACATTGGCCATCTCCTGGCCCTCATCCATCATGATTTATTTCTTGCAGCGCACGATTCTCAATATGCAAGATAAAGAAAAGCAGCAGGCGATTCAGTTTGCGGCTGGCGCCCTTGCAGTGGGCCTGGTTTTATCGGCTGCCTGGCAAATTGCTTTGCAAATCAATCAAAGTGTGGCAGCCTATGTACTAACAATTAGTACTATTGCTATAGTCTTCTTTACACGTTGGCATCCTTTATATTTAATTGCCATTGGTGCAGTGCTTGGGGTTCTTGGTTTTATTTAA
- a CDS encoding D-2-hydroxyacid dehydrogenase family protein → MASLPNIVILGDYERALRRFSNWEKLEKQANLSFHHEPLRDEALYEVIKDADAIAIVRDRAPLNEAMIARLPKLKFLMFTGERNGTLDAAALVSRNIPMACSPGGPSKETTAELTWALILGASKRLIEENKLIASGGWRDELSLLPMLSGERLGIMGLGAIGSRVARVGAAFGMEVVAWSPRMTPERAAAENAKSVSLDELLSTSKVVSMHLVAGPGTKGIISADQLALMRPDSILINTSRAALINMTDLQKALKAGKPSQAAVDVFDVEPLPENDPLRNTPNLLVTPHLGFIAEPIFEAFSKGITEALEAWLDNKPAPHPFKPQ, encoded by the coding sequence ATGGCTTCATTACCAAACATCGTCATTCTCGGAGATTACGAACGCGCCCTGCGTCGCTTCTCCAATTGGGAAAAATTAGAAAAGCAAGCAAACCTAAGCTTTCATCATGAGCCGCTGCGTGATGAAGCGCTCTATGAGGTCATCAAAGATGCAGACGCTATCGCTATCGTGCGTGATCGCGCGCCTCTCAATGAAGCGATGATTGCCCGCTTACCAAAGCTCAAATTTTTAATGTTTACTGGTGAGCGCAACGGCACTCTAGATGCAGCAGCTTTGGTATCACGCAATATTCCAATGGCCTGCTCACCTGGGGGTCCCTCTAAAGAAACCACTGCAGAGCTCACTTGGGCATTAATCCTTGGCGCATCCAAGCGACTCATTGAAGAAAATAAATTGATTGCCTCTGGTGGTTGGCGAGATGAGCTGTCTCTTCTGCCGATGCTCTCTGGTGAGCGCTTAGGCATCATGGGTCTAGGTGCTATTGGTAGTCGCGTTGCGCGTGTTGGCGCCGCCTTTGGCATGGAGGTAGTGGCTTGGAGCCCTCGTATGACCCCTGAGCGTGCTGCTGCAGAGAATGCAAAATCAGTGAGCTTAGATGAGTTACTTTCTACCTCTAAGGTTGTCTCGATGCATCTCGTAGCTGGTCCTGGAACCAAAGGAATCATTAGCGCTGATCAATTAGCACTGATGCGACCCGATTCCATCTTGATCAACACCTCCCGTGCTGCATTAATCAATATGACCGATCTTCAAAAGGCTCTGAAAGCCGGAAAACCAAGTCAGGCAGCAGTCGATGTATTTGATGTTGAGCCGCTTCCAGAAAATGATCCTTTGCGCAACACCCCCAATCTTTTGGTGACTCCGCATTTAGGCTTTATCGCTGAGCCCATTTTTGAGGCATTCTCAAAAGGCATTACGGAAGCACTAGAAGCATGGCTCGATAACAAACCTGCACCTCACCCCTTTAAGCCACAGTAA